From a single Capsicum annuum cultivar UCD-10X-F1 chromosome 12, UCD10Xv1.1, whole genome shotgun sequence genomic region:
- the LOC107850345 gene encoding uncharacterized protein LOC107850345: MKLMIEKEERYKFYKNTGEKPEDLYSRDRYKQIGAPPPAPPEIVDDTTEEDAPSNTAAIKQSQTSSTDEIKTDDSKSELPTTKETPLLVASKMGIVEMVRRILKKFPIAIQDTDSEEKNILLLAVEHRQTMVYNWLIGGKYPEYVFYQVDKYGNNAVHLAAKYQNLEVWRIPGKALQLQGERKWYKYVKHTLPQSDVRYNKKGQTPRRIFEETHEKLLVEGTEWLTKTAESFSVVAALIATVAFTTSATIPGGADDKGKPHLEHEPAFDVFSIASLVSLCFSVTALVFFLAILTSRCQHKDFEKDLPRKLLLGLTSLFASITAILVSFCAAHFFVLQDNFKNAAFPIYAATCIPVVFFAFNQFPLYVDLIRSYIQKLPLRSYKNTSLKFCSFAEFFLSSIRLSVDDQRLKMFSTCLTSMAIGEETRSRITTTIVIDTHHPLYLHACDTPGSSLVSFQLTGPKNYALWSRLMRIRLLGKSKMGFVDGRYTKGKFDLSLHDLWEKRNLGRITSKGEGSDSVSLFSYKGNHGEDVQPRPPGLSGKGSFGGKKDQLICDYFKWKGHTKDHCYKFHGYPSDYK; encoded by the exons ATGAAGTTGATGATTGAGAAAGAAGAACGTTACAAATTCTATAAAAATACCGGGGAGAAGCCAGAAGACCTGTATAGTCGAGACAGATATAAACAAATTGGAGCACCTCCTCCCGCACCTCCTGAAATAGTTGATGATACTACAGAGGAAGACGCCCCTAGTAACACTGCAGCGATCAAGCAATCACAAACTTCAAGCACAGATGAGATTAAGACAGATGATTCCAAGTCCG AATTGCCCACGACCAAGGAGACACCGCTATTAGTGGCATCAAAGATGGGTATTGTAGAGATGGTAAGGAGGATACTCAAAAAGTTCCCAATAGCCATTCAAGATACAGACTCCGAAGAGAAGAACATACTGCTTTTGGCTGTAGAGCATAGGCAGACAATGGTCTATAATTGGCTCATAGGGGGAAAGTATCCAGAATACGTGTTTTATCAGGTGGACAAATATGGAAACAATGCGGTGCACCTAGCTGCAAAGTATCAGAATCTCGAGGTGTGGCGCATCCCTGGTAAAGCTCTACAGTTGCAAGGCGAAAGGAAGTGGTACAAG TATGTCAAGCACACTTTGCCACAATCAGATGTTCGTTATAACAAGAAAGGTCAGACACCAAGACGGATCTTCGAAGAGACGCATGAAAAGTTACTCGTAGAGGGCACCGAATGGCTCACCAAAACCGCCGAGTCATTCTCTGTCGTAGCAGCACTAATTGCTACAGTTGCATTCACTACATCTGCCACAATCCCAGGCGGAGCCGATGATAAAGGCAAACCACACTTAGAACATGAACCTGCTTTTGACGTGTTTTCTATAGCATCACTTGTTTCTCTTTGCTTCTCTGTCACGGCCCTGGTGTTTTTCTTAGCTATCCTCACTTCTCGGTGCCAACACAAGGATTTCGAGAAGGATTTGCCGCGAAAGTTGCTCCTTGGATTAACTTCGCTTTTTGCATCGATAACTGCTATCTTGGTCTCATTCTGTGCTGCACATTTCTTTGTCCTCCAGGATAATTTCAAGAATGCAGCATTTCCAATATACGCAGCAACATGCATACCTGTGGTGTTTTTTGCATTTAATCAATTCCCTCTCTATGTTGATCTTATAAGGTCATACATCCAAAAGCTGCCACTTCGCAGCTATAAG AATACTTCTCTCAAATTTTGTTCTTTTGCTGAATTCTTCCTTTCCTCAATTCGTTTATCCGTTGATGACCAGAGATTGAAGATGTTttcaacatg TTTGACATCAATGGCGATAGGCGAGGAAACTAGAAGTAGAATCACAACAACAATTGTTATTGATACTCATCATCCTCTGTATTTGCATGCATGTGATACACCAGGTAGCTCACTCGTCTCTTTTCAGCTTACTGGTCCTAAAAACTACGCATTATGGAGCAGATTAATGAGAATAAGGCTTTTAGGTAAAAGTAAAATGGGATTCGTTGATGGACGATACACGAAGGGCAAATTTGATCTTTCATTGCATGATTTATGGGAAAAG AGGAATCTTGGGAGAATTACTTCTAAAGGAGAAGGTTCTGATAGTGTATCTCTGTTTAGTTACAAAGGGAATCACGGTGAAGATGTTCAACCTAGACCTCCTGGCCTATCTGGAAAAGGAAGCTTTGGAGGAAAGAAGGATCAGTTAATTTGTGACTACTTCAAATGGAAGGGACATACAAAGGATCACTGCTACAAGTTCCATGGATATCCTTCAGACTataagtaa